Proteins co-encoded in one Hydrogenobacter sp. genomic window:
- a CDS encoding XdhC family protein, whose amino-acid sequence MQTWKEAKLLAEGILDCKKRGVRCALLTIVSVRGSSYRKEGAKFLVTEEGEEICSISGGCLERGLLDTALEVIMRNSPMLERINMEEESSWGMWLGCPGEVDIYIEPLHFDQVLSAWVDAVVKGEKFVLAKRLFSEDKLLVTEKETVGNLTQAKEEALSLLHTYGIRPYLNGDIFFDTLLRYPPIHIFGSGEEAHHMRELANILGFEVYLHEPSERVKIEEGSFVLVANHNIKADRVSLKQALMSKASYIGVVSSRKRFLKLSEDLQVDDRIYCPAGLDLGSFTPEEVAFSIMAEILKIYWGKTGESLKKVKQEVTYGTGS is encoded by the coding sequence GTGCAGACCTGGAAGGAAGCTAAACTTTTAGCGGAAGGTATACTGGACTGTAAAAAGAGGGGTGTCCGATGCGCCCTTCTTACCATAGTCAGTGTAAGAGGCTCTTCATACAGGAAAGAAGGAGCAAAGTTCTTAGTTACAGAAGAAGGTGAAGAAATATGTAGTATATCAGGAGGATGCCTTGAAAGGGGTCTTTTGGATACTGCCCTTGAAGTAATAATGAGAAACTCTCCGATGCTTGAGCGGATTAACATGGAAGAGGAAAGCTCTTGGGGGATGTGGCTAGGCTGTCCAGGTGAAGTGGATATATACATAGAGCCTCTTCACTTTGACCAAGTCCTAAGTGCTTGGGTTGATGCAGTGGTGAAAGGGGAGAAGTTTGTTTTAGCCAAAAGGCTCTTCTCGGAAGATAAGCTTTTAGTTACGGAAAAAGAAACGGTGGGAAACTTGACGCAGGCTAAGGAAGAAGCTCTCAGCCTACTGCACACCTACGGTATAAGACCTTACCTTAATGGGGACATCTTTTTTGATACCCTTCTCCGTTATCCACCTATTCATATTTTTGGAAGCGGGGAAGAAGCACATCACATGCGCGAGCTTGCAAACATCTTGGGGTTTGAAGTTTATCTGCACGAACCTTCCGAGAGAGTAAAGATAGAAGAAGGGAGCTTTGTGCTGGTGGCAAATCATAACATAAAGGCGGACAGAGTTTCTTTGAAACAAGCTTTGATGTCTAAAGCTTCCTACATAGGTGTTGTCAGCTCAAGAAAGAGGTTCTTGAAACTTTCGGAGGATCTTCAAGTGGATGACAGAATATACTGTCCCGCTGGATTAGATCTTGGAAGCTTTACGCCAGAAGAAGTAGCTTTCAGCATAATGGCAGAAATACTGAAGATCTATTGGGGAAAGACGGGGGAGAGTTTGAAAAAAGTGAAGC
- a CDS encoding xanthine dehydrogenase family protein subunit M: protein MIPAPFEYYRAKTVEEALELIKKFGDEAKVLAGGQSLIPMLKLRFARYSKIIDIGRLQELKYIRQDGDIVRIGGLTTHREVEKSQLVKDKVPVLSLCASEIADVQVRNMGTIAGSLSHADPSADYPPTMLALGATLVAKGAKGSREIPVDNFFVGTFTTALEPDELLVEVKVPVMKNNERAYYMKIGHPATGFAIVNCAVKLSLNNGRIDSARVALGGFVTVPYRDSKVEEFLTGKEANLDTIKKASELVGEGQDIIGDYYADADYRRSLAKALFVRVVRTALGV, encoded by the coding sequence ATGATACCTGCACCCTTTGAATACTATAGGGCTAAAACGGTAGAGGAAGCTTTAGAGCTCATAAAGAAGTTTGGGGATGAAGCCAAGGTTTTGGCTGGTGGGCAAAGCCTTATCCCTATGCTCAAGCTAAGATTTGCCAGATACTCAAAGATAATAGATATAGGCAGGCTACAAGAACTAAAGTATATAAGGCAGGACGGTGATATAGTGCGTATAGGAGGTCTCACTACCCACAGGGAAGTCGAAAAATCCCAGCTCGTAAAGGATAAAGTTCCTGTTCTCTCTCTATGTGCGAGTGAGATAGCCGATGTACAAGTAAGAAATATGGGAACTATCGCAGGTTCTCTCTCTCACGCAGATCCCAGTGCGGATTATCCACCTACAATGCTTGCCTTGGGTGCCACCTTAGTAGCAAAAGGTGCTAAAGGAAGCAGGGAAATTCCTGTAGACAACTTTTTTGTAGGTACTTTTACCACAGCCCTTGAACCGGATGAGCTTCTGGTGGAGGTCAAAGTACCTGTAATGAAGAATAACGAAAGGGCATACTATATGAAGATAGGACACCCTGCAACGGGGTTTGCTATAGTTAATTGTGCGGTAAAGCTATCCTTAAACAATGGGAGGATAGATAGTGCGAGGGTAGCTCTTGGAGGTTTCGTCACTGTACCTTACAGAGACTCAAAGGTAGAAGAATTTCTCACCGGTAAAGAGGCAAATTTGGATACCATAAAGAAGGCTTCAGAGCTTGTAGGTGAGGGTCAGGACATAATAGGAGATTATTACGCAGATGCAGATTACAGGAGAAGTCTTGCCAAAGCTCTCTTTGTAAGGGTTGTAAGAACAGCCTTGGGGGTTTAA